A window of Cohnella herbarum contains these coding sequences:
- a CDS encoding methyltransferase domain-containing protein, which yields MLGSQLCKEADFSTSWFVHACGKLREEMRYHRKLWEWCYIFEALRERNMLMPFKSGLGFGVGKEPLTAAFASYGCEVVATDMDADEAKEQGWVETNQHALNAMDLNNAGICDPHQFRNLVTYETADMNRISDNYVERFDFTWSSCCFEHLGSIEHGKRFIVNQMKCLKPGGVAVHTTEFNLSSDEDTLEAPILVIYRRRDIEAMVSELRQEGYRVTVDYTAGAGPYESFVDLPPYHNPVHLRLKLGEYVSTSIGLIIEKEK from the coding sequence ATGCTCGGGTCGCAATTGTGCAAGGAAGCGGACTTCTCTACTTCCTGGTTTGTCCATGCTTGCGGCAAGCTACGGGAGGAAATGAGATACCACAGAAAGCTTTGGGAATGGTGTTACATCTTCGAAGCCTTACGCGAGCGAAATATGTTAATGCCTTTCAAGAGCGGACTGGGTTTCGGGGTAGGGAAAGAGCCCTTAACCGCCGCATTCGCCTCGTACGGCTGCGAAGTCGTCGCGACGGACATGGACGCGGACGAAGCCAAAGAGCAAGGATGGGTAGAGACGAATCAACATGCGCTTAACGCCATGGACTTAAATAACGCGGGAATATGCGACCCTCATCAATTTCGGAATCTGGTTACTTACGAGACTGCGGACATGAATCGGATAAGCGATAATTATGTCGAACGATTCGATTTCACATGGTCTTCCTGTTGCTTTGAGCATTTGGGTTCGATTGAGCATGGAAAACGGTTTATCGTGAATCAAATGAAATGCTTGAAGCCCGGAGGAGTAGCGGTTCATACGACTGAATTCAATCTGTCCTCCGATGAGGACACGTTGGAAGCGCCGATACTCGTCATTTATCGAAGGCGGGATATCGAGGCTATGGTCTCCGAGCTACGCCAGGAGGGATATCGGGTAACCGTCGATTATACGGCAGGAGCGGGGCCTTACGAGTCTTTCGTAGACCTTCCGCCATATCATAATCCGGTTCACCTGCGGTTGAAACTCGGCGAATATGTATCCACGTCGATCGGATTGATTATCGAGAAGGAGAAATAG
- a CDS encoding FkbM family methyltransferase — protein sequence MFDYRPHVYTGDHTILMDLTAGPAIFLDLRDPVCMAIYLTGGWEPWLEAAFLSQVQPGMTVLDIGSHCGFFTLLAAKQAGPLGKVHAFEPNPFHHRNLLKSASLNGFSNVQLHRVMLSDSNGEETIETRGEGGTSILHLNMLEINPVTHTTVRKAVLTDLLGDSKKVDVIKIDIDGGEPYIMDSLFEVIDANGKMTIFMEYLPMLWGGHAPRPIMQRFIDKGFTIFNMPMDGSPTHPVSIDQLAAHTGTLHWDLLLIRG from the coding sequence ATGTTCGATTACAGGCCCCATGTCTATACGGGCGATCATACGATATTAATGGATTTAACGGCCGGACCCGCCATATTTCTAGACTTAAGAGATCCGGTTTGCATGGCGATCTACTTGACCGGCGGTTGGGAGCCTTGGCTGGAGGCGGCGTTCCTGTCCCAGGTCCAGCCGGGCATGACCGTTCTCGACATCGGATCGCATTGCGGATTTTTCACTTTGCTCGCCGCCAAACAAGCCGGACCCTTAGGGAAGGTCCATGCCTTCGAGCCTAACCCTTTCCATCATCGCAACTTGCTTAAGAGCGCCTCCCTTAACGGCTTCTCGAACGTTCAATTGCATCGGGTCATGTTATCGGACTCGAACGGAGAAGAGACTATCGAGACGAGAGGAGAAGGCGGCACGAGCATATTGCACCTCAATATGCTAGAAATCAATCCCGTTACCCATACGACGGTTCGGAAAGCCGTATTAACGGACCTGCTCGGCGACTCCAAGAAGGTAGACGTCATCAAGATCGATATCGACGGAGGAGAGCCTTATATTATGGATAGTCTCTTCGAAGTCATAGACGCGAATGGAAAAATGACGATATTCATGGAATATTTGCCGATGTTATGGGGCGGTCATGCACCTCGGCCGATTATGCAGCGTTTCATCGACAAGGGGTTTACGATCTTTAATATGCCGATGGACGGCTCCCCCACTCATCCGGTTTCTATTGACCAGTTGGCAGCGCACACCGGTACTTTACATTGGGATTTGTTGCTGATTCGGGGATAG